In Nothobranchius furzeri strain GRZ-AD chromosome 18, NfurGRZ-RIMD1, whole genome shotgun sequence, a single genomic region encodes these proteins:
- the si:ch211-266g18.10 gene encoding trichohyalin isoform X3 — protein sequence MAEGAKPTSASGPGGAAQTTSLKSKALEFLRRLKMSVELVIALAALLSWVVVGVVMFDFVEYKAVPDIQQIVTDPVQAVNNAVDEVSSLLNKFQECAPDLSDPMSAATYAAEEIAEAKDGFVRYFSDEEGTFYLSYVDPVVIGRRAFHSTNDFTCGMLNYLGDTLSYVMETVTDATLDIKTGQIDLSYIDPVIIGRGIFNITNKVLCEVMGCIQNGLCFILDSILDFSTGTTDLSFIDPVVIGRKLFTFTNDTVCGITGYIQGVLCILVDSILDVTKGSTDLSYIDPVVIGRKIFNVINDAVCGITGFTQDILCTVIDNLMYIFKGTTDVSFMDPVVIGRKSFSITNDFVSGIAGSIQGVLCVILDVILDTLNGVQQAVGFSPMSVLKTTVEITKDQIGTVVGFLSTTLIVEKGIIPEASIDPMKAADEFTDKTDSFLGQMSSMLVGDHGEPVTSPGVNIVTDKDEAVTPLSDVKLVKKKDIFTPSTEKDLPADSKTEEVDAEEPTQAAAEREGTDAEDDEVKLAEELQPVSSREKEGVFEDESDKVVGKEEEESFDVEEEVHIRTEQDAEPFEQERKKEDEGGEKEEEEEKPKIEDLAKLKQEGEEEIIEAGDHSVKEEEAEEEGGKSQTEDVVEHKKSEEEKTQTKEEEKMEEKEEDKPQTKDTTNLQEEEEEEDEKTETEIHLVKEDAEEEEHDKHQIEAVVKQKEEEEAETNDSLAKEEEEMEENKPKTMINLEEEGEDEKTKTEDHLVKQDAEDEDKLQFEDVAKHSEEEDEKAETKDIFAKEEEEKEEEEEEKPKIKDIPKLQEVEDEQIDTDDHLAKEEEEEKYLTEEVAKHSEEEEEAETKGNLAKEEEEEITQIHHKTKEKEEDETEDIVAQDQNEKMEENTLSEDLYEDKDKDSETEVLLADADEREKTEEPNIVIKAQVLKKEETLSTEVLEDEEQAMEQTKTEDDLKEKEGKDKEKTPSKEEVESTDLTEEEAKTEDLLADENNNKGRKTEPKRPKKLKISQRQHEDKYETEKIPAKKPQKEKEKETKVTPVEKDVTKALKKMEQENISKTEERQGIRKQKDYQQKQVSKNEKDKMRQIKEEQLDNKPSKGKRDEMKHVKEKVEEKKSQKEKKLSKEILQEKKPYLEKIEEKKHPKEKVEEKKIPRQKVDKKKLAKEMLMKTKPPIERVKEKKPPKEVIEKKLQKEKIEEKKPITEMVEEKKALKEEEVEKKPTKENVEETKPFNVKAEKKPSQKKEKHKEMVEKKILPKQKTKEKPPKEKIEEKKPSKEKVEEKAHPKEMGENETPPKTKAEKKKPPKEKSDKEKSPKAKTEERKEPKENVKDKKPPKEAEEENKISKEKVEEKKSLKENVEEKKPHKETVEENKPSTEQVEQNKLPEKMVEEKKPQKEKTDEKKPPKGKEEEKLPQQKEEGTKTPKEKTEEKKPPKEKVDKEKLPKQRVEKKKLPKEKATEKKPLEERIEQKKLPKERGDKKKTSKEVVEEKKPSTEQVDQNKPPKKMVEEKKPQKEITDEKKPPKGKVDKKEQPKERAEETNLPKEKVKEMKPLKERVEQKKLPKDKGDGKKTPKQKVDEQKPAKQRVGEKKLPKEKEKMPPKERVEENKLSKEKDDENKIPKEKVDENKLPKEEVEEKIPSKEKVEKKHPKEKIEKKKQPKVKVKENTFPQEKAEETKAPKEKVEDKKLPKEKVEDKKLPKEKGDEKKLPKEKVEEKKQSKEKVEERKSPRERLEEKKLPKEIHDEKTIAKEKVEVKKLTKENVEEKKPSKDMVEKKPPKEKIDEKKQPTVKAEKTKTPKEKAEETKASRQSAEDKKLPKEKGDEKKPSKEKVEEMKSPRERVEEKKLPKEKHGEKKIPKEKVDIKKPSKENVEKKPPKEKIEEKKQPTVKAEETKAPKEKAEETKASRQSAEDKKLPKEKGDEKKPSKEKVEEMKSPRERVEENKLPKEKHGEKKIPKEKVDIKKPSKENVEKKPPKEKIEENKQPTVKAEETKAPKEKAEETKTHKEKAAEKKPSKERVEEKKPPKDGVEKNILSKEKHDEKKTPKEKVDKNKPPKEKVEEKETSIEKKIEEKKHPKEKAEEKKAPKERVEEKKLPQKEGDEKKLPKVKAKGDKPSKERVKQKELPKEKLDEKKPPKEIVDKMKPPTVKVEEKTPPEESVEKKQLKEKIEEKKPLKEKADKKKKLKEKTEEKKPLKEMVDGIKHLKENVEEMKSPIQNVKEKEPPKGKVEEEKTPKDVLGKKTPSKEKIDEKKALKEKEEKQKPPKEIIEDKKPAKDMVEEKEQSKDLVQEKKLPEEKVEEKKPPKENIEQNKPLNEKAKEKIPSIEKAEEKIPPKEKSEEMKPPKEMVDEKESTTDTVGAKKLPKETVEGKKPPKEKTEEAKPSKDKVEKKKPLREKVKEKKVPKEKVEKKKASKEKVEKIKPPKEKVEETRPPKERFEEKKTPAEKFKAKKLPKETVEKKKPPKEKLEETKSSKDEVEEEKQLREKLEEKLPKEKVEKKRPPKEKLEETKPSKDEVEEKKQLREKVEEKLPKEKVEKKKTPKEKIGESTPSKEEVEEKKPPKEKGEEKKLPKEKVEKKKTPKEKVKEKKPTEKKEDEKLPQEMTEERLTIKDKKKEKKPLEEKKQEKTTHKEFIKPSEIQIEEKKSPKERVEEKKLHKEKKEESKHKEKIFEVVKLSTEVTKDQEKQDRPSKEKTKETKAKKLGDKDLLQTFKDKREKIAQEEKKTTKPPKVQEKIQVTLRKDKESDQKRVAKKDVKPKHRVTTVKREIASVLKKEHLNVTKADIKPRERITTVKLASVFKKEHLNVTKAASLAIKEPKKEPKTRPKPVKPDAEVSKVKAKRAPSRKEPPAPKEKTKPVILTKETAPVKKKTAPTIKVKDEAPDKNVSLTKEKVKAVSPRKAPVTPKEKVKAAIKTTIKKAVTRMKPISAEKKREKPVKKAMREEPKEDKVLKEIQGSAKKEKIVEKDVVKEEKVEEKPPESFLTEEEMPFFQCFFVDEDDSPFPFYAFSPFHI from the exons ATGGCTGAAG GAGCCAAACCCACCTCGGCCAGTGGGCCCGGTGGAGCTGCACAGACGACATCTCTCAAATCTAAAGCTCTGGAGTTCCTTAGGAGGCTGAAAATGTCTGTGGAGCTGGTTATCGCGCTGGCTGCTCTCCTGTCCTGGGTTGTAGTGGGCGTGGTGATGTTTGACTTTGTGGAATACAAAGCAGTACCCG ACATTCAGCAGATCGTAACGGACCCTGTTCAAGCTGTAAACAATGCTGTTGATGAAGTGTCGAGCCTTCTCAATAAGTTCCAAG AATGTGCTCCTGATTTGAGTGACCCAATGTCTGCCGCTACGTACGCAGCTGAAGAAATAGCAGAAGCAAAAGATGGATTTGTTCGCTATTTTTCAGATGAAGAAG GGACTTTCTACCTGAGCTACGTTGATCCTGTCGTTATCGGTAGAAGAGCTTTCCATTCAACCAATGATTTTACGTGTGGGATGCTCAACTACCTCGGGGACACGCTGAGTTACGTAATGGAGACTGTAACGGACGCCACTCTGGATATAAAGACAG GACAAATTGATCTTAGTTACATTGACCCTGTGATAATAGGCAGAGGCATCTTCAATATTACTAACAAGGTCTTGTGTGAAGTGATGGGGTGTATCCAGAATGGGCTTTGCTTCATACTTGACTCCATATTGGATTTTTCAACAG GGACGACTGACCTGAGCTTCATTGACCCCGTGGTGATCGGAAGAAAATTATTCACTTTTACAAACGACACGGTTTGTGGAATAACAGGCTACATCCAGGGCGTGCTCTGCATCCTGGTGGACTCCATACTGGATGTAACGAAAG GATCAACAGACCTCAGCTACATTGACCCTGTGGTGATTGGACGAAAAATCTTCAACGTTATAAATGACGCTGTTTGTGGAATAACAGGTTTCACTCAGGACATACTCTGCACCGTCATAGACAATCTAATGTATATTTttaaag GAACAACTGATGTCAGCTTCATGGACCCCGTGGTCATCGGTAGAAAAAGCTTCAGCATTACCAATGACTTTGTGAGCGGAATAGCAGGATCCATCCAGGGAGTGCTCTGTGTGATTCTAGATGTGATACTGGACACTTTAAACG GTGTCCAACAGGCTGTGGGTTTCAGTCCCATGTCTGTCCTGAAGACAACAGTAGAAATCACCAAAGATCAGATCGGCACAGTCGTCGGCTTCCTCTCCACAACACTTATTGTTGAAAAAG GGATTATTCCTGAAGCATCCATTGATCCTATGAAAGCTGCTGATGAGTTCACAGACAAAACAGATTCATTCTTGGGTCAAATGTCAAGCATGCTCGTTGGTGATCATG GTGAACCTGTCACCTCTCCAGGTGTAAATATAGTCACTGACAAAG ATGAAGCTGTGACTCCTTTATCTGATGTCAAATTGGTAAAAAAGAAAG ACATATTTACACCTTCAACTGAAAAAG ACTTACCTGCAGACTCAAAAACAGAGGAGGTGGACGCCGAGGAGCCCACACAAGCTGCTGCTGAACGAGAAGGGACCGATGCAGAGGATGATGAGG TGAAACTTGCTGAAGAACTGCAACCTGTGAGCTCACGGGAGAAGGAAGGAGTCTTTGAGGATGAAAGTGACAAGGTCGTgggaaaagaagaggaagagtCCTTCGATGTGGAAGAAGAAGTGCATATTAGAACAGAGCAGGATGCAGAACCCTTTGAACAAGAACGGAAAAAGGAGGACGAAGGTGGTGaaaaggaagaggaggaggaaaaaccTAAGATTGAAGATTTGGCTAAACTTAAGCAAGAGGGAGAAGAGGAGATCATAGAAGCTGGAGACCATTCGGTaaaagaggaagaggcagaggagGAAGGGGGAAAATCCCAAACTGAAGATGTAGTAGAACACAAGAAATCAGAAGAAGAGAAAACTCAAACCAAAGAGGAAGAAAAaatggaggagaaggaggaggacaaACCCCAAACCAAAGATACAACAAACCttcaggaagaggaagaggaagaggatgaaAAAACTGAAACTGAAATCCATTTAGTAAAAGAAGATGCAGAGGAGGAGGAACATGACAAACACCAAATTGAAGCTGTAGTAAaacagaaggaagaagaagaagctgaaACCAATGACAGTTTAgccaaagaggaagaagaaatggAGGAGAATAAACCCAAAACCATGATAAACcttgaggaagagggagaggatgaGAAAACTAAAACTGAAGACCATTTAGTAAAACAAGATGCAGAGGATGAGGACAAACTCCAGTTTGAAGACGTAGCAAAACACAGTGAAGAGGAGGACGAGAAAGCTGAAACTAAAGACATTTTTGCCAAAGAGGAGGAagaaaaggaggaagaggaggaagaaaaacCCAAAATCAAAGATATACCAAAGCTTCAAGAAGTCGAGGATGAGCAGATTGATACCGATGACCATTTAGctaaagaagaggaagaggaaaaatATCTAACTGAAGAAGTAGCAAAACACagtgaagaggaagaggaggcagaAACCAAAGGAAATTTAGctaaagaggaggaagaggaaataACTCAAATTCATCATAAGACAAAAGAAAAGGAGGAAGATGAAACTGAAGACATTGTGGCCCAAGATCAAAATGAGAAGATGGAGGAAAATACCCTTTCTGAAGATCTATATGAGGATAAGGACAAGGATTCTGAAACTGAAGTCCTTTTGGCAGATGCAGATGAGAGAGAGAAGACAGAGGAACCAAACATTGTAATAAAGGCACAAGTGCTGAAGAAGGAAGAGACTTTATCCACAGAGGTTTTGGAAGACGAGGAGCAAGCAATGGAGCAAACCAAAACTGAAGACGATTTAAAGGAAAAGGAGGGAAAGGATAAAGAGAAAACTCCATCAAAAGAAGAAGTGGAGTCCACAGATTTAACAGAGGAGGAGGCAAAAACAGAAGACCTTCTTGCTGATGAGAATAACAACAAAGGCAGAAAAACTGAACCTAAACGACCGAAGAAGCTGAAAATATCACAGAGACAACATGAGGACAAATATGAGACAG aaaaaataCCTGCAAAGAAGCCTCAGAAAGAGAAGGAAAAGGAAACGAAAGTTACCCCAGTTGAGAAAGATGTGACAAAAGCTCTCAAAAAAATGGAACAAGAGAACATATCTAAAACGGAGGAAAGGCAGGGAATTAGAAAGCAAAAAGATTATCAACAAAAACAGGTTTCTAAAAACGAAAAAGACAAAATGAGACAAATTAAGGAAGAACAATTAGATAACAAACCTTCCAAAGGAAAAAGGGATGAAATGAAACATGTTAAAGAAAAAGTGGAAGAAAAGAaatcacaaaaagaaaaaaagcttTCCAAAGAAATTCTGCAAGAAAAGAAACCATATTTAGAAAAGATAGAAGAAAAGAAACATCCAAAAGAAAAGgttgaagaaaagaaaatacCTCGACAAAAGGTGGACAAAAAGAAACTGGCAAAAGAAATGCTGATGAAGACGAAACCACCAATAGAAAGGGTCAAAGAAAAGAAACCTCCAAAAGAAGTGATAGAAAAGAAACTACAGAAGGAAAAAATAGAAGAAAAGAAACCAATTACAGAAATGGTGGAGGAAAAGAAAGCACTCAAAGAAGAGGAAGTAGAGAAGAAACCAACAAAGGAAAATGTTGAAGAAACAAAACCATTCAATGTAAAGGCAGAGAAGAAACCATcgcaaaaaaaggaaaaacataaAGAAATGGTAGAAAAGAAGATATTACCTAAACAAAAAACAAAGGAGAAACCACCCAAAGAGAAGATAGAAGAAAAGAAACCATCTAAAGAGAAGGTAGAAGAAAAAGCACATCCAAAAGAAATGGGAGAAAATGAGACACCACCCAAAACCAAGGCAGAGAAAAAGAAACCACCTAAAGAAAAAAGTGACAAAGAGAAATCACCCAAAGCAAAGACTGAAGAAAGGAAAGAACCCAAAGAAAATGTTAAAGATAAGAAACCGCcaaaagaagcagaagaagaaaataaaatttcAAAAGAAAAGGTAGAAGAAAAGAAATCACTCAAAGAAAATGTTGAGGAAAAGAAACCTCACAAAGAAACAGTGGAAGAAAATAAACCATCAACAGAACAGGTAGAACAAAATAAACTGCCCGAAAAAATGGTGGAAGAAAAGAAACCCCAAAAAGAAAAGACTGATGAAAAGAAACCACCAAAAGGTAAGGAAGAAGAAAAACTTCCACAACAAAAGGAAGAAGGAACAAAAACACCCAAAGAAAAGACAGAGGAAAAGAAACCACCCAAAGAAAAAGTTGACAAAGAGAAACTACCCAAACAAAGGGTAGAAAAAAAGAAATTACCCAAAGAAAAGGCAACGGAAAAGAAGCCACTTGAAGAGAGGATAGAACAAAAGAAATTACCCAAAGAAAGGGGTGATAAAAAGAAAACATCCAAAGAAGTGGTAGAAGAAAAGAAACCATCAACCGAACAGGTAGACCAAAATAAACCACCCAAAAAAATGGTGGAAGAAAagaaaccccaaaaagaaataacTGATGAAAAGAAACCACCAAAAGGTAAGGTTGACAAAAAAGAACAACCCAAAGAAAGGGCAGAAGAAACGAATTTACCCAAGGAAAAAGTAAAGGAAATGAAGCCACTCAAGGAGAGGGTAGAACAAAAGAAATTACCTAAAGACAAAGGTGATGGAAAGAAAACACCCAAACAAAAGGTGGATGAACAGAAACCAGCCAAACAAAGGGTAGGAGAAAAGAAATTACCCAAGGAAAAGGAAAAGATGCCACCCAAGGAGAGGGTAGAAGAAAATAAATTATCCAAAGAAaaggatgatgaaaataaaataccTAAAGAAAAGGTGGACGAAAACAAACTGCCCAAAGAAGAGGTAGAAGAAAAGATACCATCCAAAGAAAAGGTAGAAAAGAAACACCCAAAAGAAAAGATTGAGAAAAAGAAACAACCAAAAGTTAAGgtaaaagaaaatacatttccACAAGAAAAGGCAGAAGAAACAAAAGCACCCAAAGAAAAGGTAGAAGATAAGAAATTACCCAAAGAAAAGGTAGAAGATAAGAAATTACCCAAAGAAAAGGGTGATGAAAAGAAACTGCCCAAAGAAAAGgtagaagaaaagaaacaatccAAAGAAAAGGTAGAGGAAAGAAAGTCACCCAGGGAGAGGCTAGAAGAAAAGAAGTTACCCAAAGAAATACACGATGAAAAGACAATAGCCAAAGAAAAGGTGGAGGTAAAGAAACTGACCAAAGAAAATGTAGAAGAAAAGAAACCATCCAAAGATATGGTAGAAAAGAAACCTCCAAAAGAAAAGATTGATGAAAAGAAACAACCAACAGTTAaagcagaaaaaacaaaaacaccaaaaGAAAAGGCAGAAGAAACAAAAGCATCCAGACAAAGTGCAGAAGATAAGAAATTACCCAAAGAAAAGGGTGATGAAAAGAAACCATCCAAAGAAAAGGTAGAGGAAATGAAGTCACCCAGGGAGAGGGTAGAAGAAAAGAAATTACCCAAAGAAAAACATGGAGAAAAGAAAATACCCAAAGAAAAGGTGGACATAAAGAAACCATCCAAAGAAAACGTAGAAAAGAAACCCCCAAAAGAAAAGATTGAAGAAAAGAAACAACCAACAGTTAAAGCAGAAGAAACAAAAGCACCCAAAGAAAAGGCAGAAGAAACAAAAGCATCCAGACAAAGTGCAGAAGATAAGAAATTGCCCAAAGAAAAGGGTGATGAAAAGAAACCATCCAAAGAAAAGGTAGAGGAAATGAAGTCACCCAGGGAGAGGGTAGAAGAAAATAAATTACCCAAAGAAAAACATGGAGAAAAGAAAATACCCAAAGAAAAGGTGGACATAAAGAAACCATCCAAAGAAAACGTAGAAAAGAAACCCCCAAAAGAAAAGATTGAAGAAAATAAACAACCAACAGTTAAAGCAGAAGAAACAAAAGCACCCAAAGAAAAGGCAgaagaaacaaaaacacacaaagaaaAGGCAGCGGAAAAGAAACCATCAAAAGAAAGGGTGGAAGAAAAGAAGCCACCCAAGGACGGGgtagaaaaaaatatattatccaaagaaaaacatgatgaaaaGAAAACACCCAAAGAAAAGGTGGACAAAAATAAACCACCCAAAGAAAAGGTAGAAGAAAAAGAAACCTCCATAGAGAAAAAGATAGAAGAAAAGAAACATCCAAAAGAAAAAGCAGAGGAAAAGAAGGCACCTAAGGAGAGGGTAGAAGAAAagaaattaccccaaaaagagggTGATGAAAAGAAACTACCCAAAGTAAAGGCAAAGGGAGATAAACCATCCAAAGAAAGGGTCAAACAAAAGGAATTACCAAAAGAAAAATTGGATGAAAAGAAACCACCAAAGGAAATAGTAGACAAAATGAAACCACCCACAGTAAAGGTTGAAGAAAAGACACCCCCTGAAGAAAGCGTAGAAAAGAAACAACTGAAAGAAAAGATAGAAGAAAAGAAACCTCTCAAAGAAAAAgcagacaaaaagaaaaaactcAAAGAAAAGACTGAAGAAAAGAAGCCACTCAAAGAAATGGTGGATGGAATAAAACATCTTAAAGAAAACGTAGAGGAGATGAAATCACCCATTCAAAATGTAAAAGAAAAGGAACCCCCAAAAGGAAAAGTAGAGGAAGAAAAAACACCCAAAGATGTGTTGGGAAAAAAGACACCTTCTAAAGAAAAGATTGATGAAAAGAAAGCcctaaaagaaaaggaagaaaaacagaAACCTCCCAAAGAAATAATTGAAGACAAGAAACCAGCCAAAGACATGGTGGAAGAAAAAGAGCAATCCAAAGACTTGGTTCAGGAAAAGAAACTGCCTGAAGAAAAAGTAGAAGAAAAGAAACCACCCAAAGAAAATATAGAACAAAATAAACCACTGAATGAAAAGGCTAAAGAAAAGATACCATCCATAGAAAAGGCAGAGGAAAAGATACCACCCAAAGAAAAGAGTGAAGAAATGAAACCTCCCAAGGAAATGGTTGATGAAAAGGAATCAACTACAGATACAGTTGGAGCAAAGAAGCTACCAAAAGAAACTGTAGAGGGAAAGAAACCACCCAAAGAAAAGACAGAAGAAGCAAAACCTTCTAAAGATAAGGTGGAAAAAAAGAAACCACTTAGAGAAAAGGTTAAAGAAAAGAAGGTGCCCAAAGAAAAGGTAGAGAAAAAGAAGGCATCCAAAGAAAAGGTAGAAAAAATTAAACCTCCCAAAGAAAAGGTAGAAGAAACAAGACCACCCAAAGAAAGATTTGAAGAAAAGAAGACACCTGCAGAAAAGTTTAAAGCAAAAAAGCTACCTAAAGAAACAGTAGAGAAAAAGAAACCACCCAAAGAAAAGTTAGAAGAAACAAAATCTTCTAAAGATGAGGTGGAAGAAGAGAAACAACTCAGAGAAAAATTAGAAGAAAAGCTACCCAAAGAAAAGGTAGAGAAAAAGAGACCACCCAAAGAAAAGTTAGAAGAAACAAAACCTTCTAAAGATGAGGTGGAAGAAAAGAAACAACTCAGAGAAAAAGTAGAAGAAAAACTACCCAAAGAAAAGGTAGAGAAAAAGAAGACACCCAAAGAAAAGATAGGAGAAAGTACACCTTCCAAAGAAGAGGTGGAAGAAAAGAAACCACCCAAAGAAAAAGGTGAAGAAAAGAAGCTACCAAAAGAAAAGGTAGAAAAAAAGAAGACACCTAAAGAAAAAGTGAAAGAAAAGAAACCTACAGAAAAGAAAGAAGATGAGAAACTTCCACAGGAAATGACTGAAGAAAGATTAACTATTaaagacaaaaagaaagaaaagaaacccCTTGAAGAAAAGAAACAAGAAAAGACAACACATAAAGAATTTATCAAACCATCTGAAATACAAATTGAAGAAAAGAAATCTCCCAAAGAAAGGGTGGAAGAAAAGAAACTTCATAAGGAAAAGAAAGAAGAATCTAAACACAAAGAAAAGATATTTGAAGTTGTGAAATTGTCAACGGAGGTCACAAAAGATCAGGAAAAGCAGGATAGACCTTCCaaagaaaagacaaaagaaaCAAAAGCAAAGAAACTAGGGGACAAAGACCTACTACAAACTTTTAAAGATAAGAGAGAGAAGATTGCTCAAGAGGAAAAGAAAACCACAAAGCCTCCTAAAGTACAAGAAAAAATTCAAGTGACTCTCAGAAAAGACAAAGAATCTGATCAGAAGAGAGTTGCAAAAAAAG ATGTCAAACCCAAACACAGAGTCACAACTGTCAAACGGGAGATTGCTTCAGTCCTAAAGAAGGAGCATCTCAATGTTACAAAGGCTG